GAGAACGTTTCCGCCGCAATCTCCGCGCTCTACAACGTCACGAAGAGCCTGGTCAAGTGCAAGAATACGAACTGCGAAACAACCCTCCCCAAGTTCGAAAAGACTTCCGACGAGGACTTCGCGGTCGTAACCACCCTCGCGTTCACGCAGATACTCGATTCCGTGGGGCACCGCCATTACCACGAGAAAGACACCTCCAGCACCCAGCAGATGGAATACCTCATCCACATGCTGCCCAAGGCCATAAAACTCATCGCCGATTTCAAGAATACAAAAAATACCGAGAATACGCTCACGACATTTTACAAAGGCCTCGTGAAGAACAAACTAGAGGAAACCTTTGTCTATATCATCTGCAGGGAAGTGGACTACCCCACATTCGCGAAGTGGAAACTTTCACACAGCGCCGATTACGACAAGTTTTACAAATGGGCAAACGAGGAATACCTTCAAACAAAATAGAAAATAGCCCCAAAGCGAACAATCCGCGTTACACATTTTTCAAAAAGGTGTTAAATTAGTATATACGCGCCCGCAAAGCATCCACGAAGGCGCAGCGAGGACTTTATGAGATTCAAGATGTTCCACCAACTTTTCGCAATGGCAATCGTTGCGGGCGTATTCGCCGGATATGCAAGTGCGGCACCCGCCCAGAACGCAGGCACCACCGACAAAGCCGTCCTGATAGACGAGGCGACTCCCGCGGCTCAGGCCGAACCCTCGGTCGACCAAAAGACCGGAGCGGAGGAACCCACGAATACCAAAACGGAATCGGCAGAAGCCGCGCAGAATTCGACCACATGCGAGCAGGCCGCACCCGAAAAAAAGGGCGGCTTCCCCGTCCTCCCCGTCGTATTCACCGCCATCGGGACAATCGCATTCGTCGTCCTCGCTATAATCTTCTAGGAGCTGAACATGCGCAATATTTTCAAGTCCATCTCCATCGCAATCGTTGCAGCCGCGGCCCTGTCCACCACCGCCGTCGCCGATGAAATTTGTTATAACCTCTGCATGTCGTGCCGCAACACCGAAAGGGCCGAGAACTGCGACAAGATCGAATCCACGTGCAACTGCCCCTTCGTAATCGACAGCGCCAGATCCAAGAACATGGGCGTAGAACTCGGCAAGCGCAAGCTCATCGACGAACTCGTCGCCGGATGCACCAAGACGGTATGCGCTCGCACGCTCACCTTCCAGGACGGCTACTACAAGGGAATTGAAAAAGGCAACACGACGCTCACCCGCTTCGAACTCATCGCCAAGTCGGGCGAAGCCGAACAGAAGGCCATGGGAATGCTGCCCCGCGTCATCAAGGACGCCAACGCGACAATCGATTCGCTCTCCCGTCGCAGGAGCCTGCTGCCCATCGCCCCGATGTCCATGGAATGCACCGAACGCTGCAACGACTGCGCAAGCGGCCTCAAGGTTGAACCCGGAGTGGTATCCGCCGATTCCATCGCCAAGGCCGATTCCGCGCGCAAGGCGTTCTGCCGCATCACCGAGACCTCGTGCCAGTGCAAGCTGCATGCCGACAACACGCTCGAACTCATCGCGCTCGACAAGGAAATCGCGGCCAAGACCGCCGCAGCCGACAGCCTCGTAAAAATCAAGTCCGACCTCCTCCGCGAAGAAATGGCACGCGCCATCGCCGATTCCGTGCAGGCGCGCTGCAACGTGCAGGGCAAGTGCCGCTTCACCGTGACCTACACGAGCAAAGAACTCGCGCTCCTCGAAATGCATGCCGCAGATGACAAGTCCGTACCGGCGCCGGTCGAAACGGCAGCGCCCGCGGAGCCGGCAAAAACGGCAAAGAGCGCTCCCGCCGACACGGCCAAGCCCGAAGCCAAACCCGCGGAAGCACCTGTCGCCGCCGCCGAGCCCGCACCCGCCGCAGAAGCATGCCCGCAGGCCGCAGCCGACGACCCCGCCGTGGAATCCAAGGACGCGAAGAAGAATCGCATCTTCTACAAGGTGACCGAACTCTACTACGGCAACTTCAGGGAACACAGCTACTATGCGAAGGATTACGGCCGCATCAGGAACCTCGACGACGAGACGGGCTACGAAGCCGGAATCAACTACATGCTCCGCTGGTACTTCTACGACGGCGGCGCGATAACCGTCGGTCTCGGCCCCTCGTACCACTACAAAAAATTCACCTACGAATACAAGCCCGACGAAAGGTACAGCATCTACTACCACAACATCGGTGCCGACATTCCCATCTCGTTCAGGCTCGGAGTCCCCGTAATTCCGGTATTCAAGCCGTTCGTGAGCCAGACATTCCACTTCCACAAGCCCATCTTCGAAGTCTACAAGATAGAGACGCCTCCCGAAAACGAAGAAGACGAAGACGCCATGAAGGCGCTCGCGAAAAAATTCGTCGACCTCGGGATGATCGACGGCATCAAGAACCGCTTCAACGGGGCGAAGGACCTCTCGTTCTCCGTATGGCTCGGGTTCGGCCTGCAGATTACGCGCCATTTCTCGGCGGAATACCAGATGAACTTCGGGACGGCTAGCAGCGGACACGCGCACAAGTTCGATTCCGACGGATACTGGCGCATCGTCGTCGACCTCGCGTGGTAACATAATTATGCGGGCGGGGCCCCACCTGCCCGCAATTACTTTGTCTAGATTTCCCGCAATTACTTCTTTCTGAAAACGGTAAGAAGCGCCTTGGCGCGGGTGGCGCCGACGAGCATGCAGCGCTTCCAGTCTTCGCGCTTGAGCGCTTCGGCGGGTTCCTCGAGATCGGTTAGAATCACCGCGGTAGAATCGAGTCCCTTGATGCGGTAGACGCTCACGATATTTACCTTGTCCTTAATCATGGACTTGTCGCCGCTCGTGTTCCACACGATGCGTTCGTCGGTAATGTTCTTGAGTGCCGAGTTCTTGTCGCTCTTCATCGAGACCACGAGGATGTCGGATTCCTTGAGTTTCTTCTTCTTCATGAGCTCGTCGATGCGGGCGCTGAGCATCTGAACCTGCTCGGCGCCATCACCGTACTGCATCTCCTTCACCACGTCGCCTAGCACCGTGTTGTCGAAGGACTGCAGCCTGAACCCGGTATTCTTCTGCACCCATTCAAGGATGCGCTTGGTACTGCGGAACCCGCGGTTCAGCACCATCACGGGCATCGCCTGCACCTGCGCGTTGTCGATGCCGTTGCGGCTCGCGTACAGGCGCTGCGCCGGGTCGTAAAAGAACCGCACTATGCCGCGCTTCTGGTTGTGCAGCAGCCCGATAAAGCAGTCCACCCATTCGCTCGCGAAATCCTGACCCTCGTCGATGATGACCGCGTCGTAAAAAAACTTCTCGCGCTTCTTCTTGTCTTTCGCCAGAACCTTCTGCGCCTTCACGAAGGCCTGCGGAAGTTCCCTGTCGTAGTACTGCGACTTGTCGGCGCCCTTCGCCACCTTCACCTTCGAGGCGCGCACGTATTTTTCGCACCACTCGGAATAGGCGTACACGTCGACGCGCCCGTAGCTCACGCCGCCATCCTGCGCGTACTTCGCCTCCACGCCGATGCGGTCCTTGCTTATTACTTTATCTACATCCTGCTTGAGTTCCGTGGCGAGCAGGTCGTTGTAACATGCGATGGCCACGTTCTTGCCTATGCGCGAAAGCCTGAGCGCATCCCACACCACCATGTGCGACTTTCCGGAACCCGCCACGCCCTCTATGCGCATGCGCGGATTGCGCGAGATGGATTCCATCATCATCTGCTGCATCTCGGTCGCTTCCTGGAAGCAGTTCTCGTAACAGCTCCTGGTAATTTCCGCCTCGTCGGGCTTCTCGCCCTGACCGTCGAGAAAGTTCCTCAGACGGAACAGCGAATCCTCGTCGAGGTACTCGTTGGGGAAAGGCATGTTCCCGAAAGCCTGCACGGGCGTCTCGAGAATTTCAATCAGGCGTTTTTCGAAGCGCTTCGCGTTGAGCAGGTCGGGCCTGAGCAGCGCGCGCTTCCTCGGGATTTCCGCTCCAGGAATTCCTTCCATGATGTCCATGTCGCTGAAGCACACCGCCCACTGCACGCGCACCTTGCGCACCTTCCCGTCGCCCGCGGGTTCCAGGAGTTCCTTCATGTATTCGTGGAGCGGCGCGATGAGCGTACCCACCTGCACGCTCGGCACCTTGGCCGCGGGCATCACGTGGTCGTTCTGGATCCAGTCGGTGCTCTTGGTCTCTTCGTTATACCTTGTCCAAATTTTTCCGCCCTTGCATTCCACGATGAGCATGCCGTGCTCGCGATGGTAAAGAATGCAGTCCACTTCCCTGTTCATCGCGCCGACGGCGCGGCTCTCGAACACGAGATGGCGGTTCATCCACACGTCCCAGCCCGGACCGAGCATTTCGGCCATGCGAAAAATGGCCCACTCGGCACTTGAAGTCGATTTAGGATTGATAGTGATGCGGATAGGCATCGACTACTTTTTGAGGCCGGCAGCCTCGAAGAACGGGATGTTTCTGGGATTCGGAAGGGCGACTTCGGTAATCCAGTTATATTCGGCAATACCCGCGAGGCCGATACGTGCGCAGAGCTGATCACGCGCCACGTTGTAAGCGTCCAGAATCTGGACTTTTTCGCCTTCCCTCGCTTCTTCAATCTTCTTGGACCAGCTTACACCAAGTTCCACCAGAGCGGCGCTGGCCTTCACGTACTTGTGGGCCTGGTCCTGGGTAATAACCGGTTCTGCAGGGGCGACAAAGGGATCGACTTTCACGATGGGGACTGTCTTGGGCATTGCGGATTGCATCTGCTCCACGTCCGGCTTCACATCGGAATTGTCGTTACAGGCAATAAAAAAAGAGGCGATAGCCAAAATTGAAATTGCGAGAATTCGTTTCGACATATGCGCCTCTTTTTTTAATAGCGGTTCAGGGATTTGAACCCCGGACCAATGGATTATGATTCCAGTGCTCTACCACTGAGCTAAACCGCCATGTGCGGCAAATATAGCATAGTATTCGAGCTTTTTCAAGGTATTTTAGCAAAAAAACTAGTAAAGAACTTTGGTTTCTACAAAATCTTTGCCCCAATATATCACCTGCCAGCCAGGACTGCTGCTTTTCAGGTTGAAATAGGGCTTGTCGGGAGCAATCTGCATCTGCGTCGCAGGGGCCGCATGCACGGTAATGTCCTTGAACATCACTTCGAACTCGCAGTGGTAATGCCCGCAGAACACGTGCTTCAAGTTGTCGAACTTCAGAAGGACTTCCTGCACCTCCACCATGTTCCTCAGGTGGTAGTGCAAATCCATGAACCGGTGTCCGCAGAAGCAAGGCGGATGGTGCATGAACAAGAGGACTTCGCCGTCCACCTTCGGGACTTCCGCCTCGAGCCAGTCGAGCTGGTCGCGCGAAACTTCACCGCAGGCGCTGTCCAAGAAGAACATGGACTTGCCCATCAGGTCGAAACGGTAATAACACTTCCCGTTCTTCACGGGGAGGTCGAAGTACTTGCTCATCACTTCAATGCGATCGTGATTTCCGGGAATGATGCATACGGGATAGTCGAGCTTCTTGATCTGTTCGGCTATGTAACTGTAGGCGCCGGGTTCGGCGTTCTCGTTGGCGAGGTCACCGGACAGGACCAGCAGGTCCAGTTTTTCCATAGAATCGGAACGGAGTGCACGCAAAAAGTTTTCGCGCACATCAATACCCTGGACGAGACTTTCGTCTTCGCCGATGTGGATATCCGATATCTGACCTATCTTCAACAAGTTACTGACCCTTATATAGTCAATCTAATATATAAAAATATGCCTGCATCTCAAACAAGAAAATCACTAATTTCCTTGGCCGGTGTGATGCAGGTCATATTCCCGCACATGAACCTACTGTTATTTTCAATACGCGGTTGTGGTTTCCCGGTTCACAGGCGTTGAAAATATTGCTTCAACATCTGTCCACGTTGAAAGTAGTGAATAGCATTATGAATTTTCAACATTTGTCCACCATCTTTTTGTTTACGTAACTTTTTGATGATCATGGACTTATGCGAAAAACTCCAAAATTCTATTCACTATTCACCTCATCATAATCTTAATCATATTTATAAATAAATAGATAATTATGATAGGTGTGTGGATTTAGAGTTTTTCCTTGACCTGGGGTGCTGCTTGGGGAGCGGCTGCAGCTACAGGAGCGCCCATCTGGCAATTGCCCTGGAACACAGCACCTTCCTGGATGATCAGGAGCTTGGTCTTGATGTTGCCGACGAACTTGGAAGAGCTTTCGAGGATGAGCTTCTCGGTGCATTCGATGTTGCCCTTGACGCTTCCGGCTACGACGGTATTCGTGGCCTTGATTTCGGCTTCGATGAAACCGGTGCGTTCGACGATGAGCTCGCCTTCGATGTTGATGCTGCCGTTCACGGTGCCCGCTACGCGGACATCGCTCTTACCGCTGATGTCGCCCTTGATATTGACAGTGCTGCCGATCTGGGTGATTTCCTGTTCTTTTGTTGCCATGTTTTCACTCCTAGTGGAAAAAAGTTCTTCTAGTAATTTATAAACTTTTCCGGATCTTGTGGAACACCATCCTTCACAATGGTATAATGTAGGTGGGGTCCGTTCGCGTTACCCGTGTTCCCGACGGTACCTATGATGTCACCCTTGTGGACAGGACTCCCTTTTCTCGTCTTCATGTTCATGAGATGCGAGTACGTGGTCACGTAGCCGTTCCCGTGGTTGATGACGATGGTGTTGCCCAATTCCTCCATGCTTCCGGCCGATTCCACGGTACCGCTTCCGGTGGCGAACACCGGGTTCCCGGGCTGCGCCGAGAAGTCCGTGCCGAGGTGCGAATTCTCTTCGGAGAACTTCTTGCTCACGATGCCGACGACGGGTATAAGATCGGGAATGTGCTCGATGCGGATTTTTTCCTCGAACGTCTTCCAGGTGTGCGTGTCGAAATCGATATTGTTCTTTTCGGACGGCGTGTGCGCGAACCTGTTGCGGTCGATGATGGAATTGATCTTGTTGGAGTCGTTCTCGATGAACGTCTCGAAGATGTTCTGGATGCGCTCTTCCATCACCCACAGGGAGTCGAGCCTCATGAACATCTCCTCGTAGTTCTTGTCCTTCTTGATGAGCTGCGCGTTCACGACGCGGAGTTTCTCGTACTTCGCGACGATCACGTTGATTTTCGCGAGGTGGAAGGCGAACACACCGAGTATAACTATAAACAATGCGAGGAAAATTTTCAGGATAAGAACTCGAGTTGTTGATATCCTGAACTTCTTAATCTCCCGGGAGTTCTCCGGAATGATCTGTACCGTATAGTACTTCTTCACGATTTTTTCCTCAGCGGTTTTCCATGATTTCCTGGATGCGGTTCAGGTCGTCCATGCTGTAGTACTTGATGACGATGGTGCCTTCGGGCTTGCCCGCGGAACTCGGGTTCAGCTGGACCTTCGTCCCGAAGAACGTCTCGAGCCGGCTTTCGAACTGCTTCATGTCGGCGCTCAGTTCCGGCTTCGGCTTCTTGTCGCTTTCGTTCACTGAGCTTGTCGAAGCGTCCGCAGACTGCGTATCAACATTTTCTCCGGATTCCTGATTTTCTTCCTTCGGTTTGTTGATATCTTCGCCGCGGGAAATCGCCTCGATCTGGCGGACGTTGAGTCCTTCCTCGATGATGCGGAGCGCGAGAGCTTCGGGGTCGGCAATCTTGTCGCTGCAGAGGGCGCGTGCGGCGCCTCCGGCAATCTTGCCTTCTTCTATCCATTTGAGCACTGTTTCAGGAAGCTTCAAAAGGCGGAGCGCATTCGTGATCGCCGAGCGGGACTTGCCGACGGCCTTCGCCAAATCTTCGTGCGTGTACTCGTAATTCTCGATGAGCTTCTGGTACGACCTCGCGATTTCGACCGGGTTCAGGTCGACGCGCTGGATGTTCTCGATGAGGGCCCATTCGCTCATCACCTTGTCGTCGAGGTTTTCGTAAACCTGCGCCTTGATGGTCGAAAAACCGGCGAGCTTGCTTGCACGGGTACGGCGTTCACCGCTGATGATCTGGTAACGGTCGCCCACCTTGCGGAGCACGATGGGCTGGATGAGTCCCTGCTGCCTGATGGAGTTCGCCAGTTCGGAGAGCTCGTCTTCGTTGAAAGTGGTGCGCGGCTGGTAGGGGTTCCTGTCGATGAGGTCGATGGAGATTTCGACAATCCTCTTGCTGCTGTCGACTTCGTTCTCGCTGGTCTCGTTTATTTCGGAGGCGTCATTGA
The nucleotide sequence above comes from Fibrobacter sp.. Encoded proteins:
- a CDS encoding metallophosphoesterase translates to MLKIGQISDIHIGEDESLVQGIDVRENFLRALRSDSMEKLDLLVLSGDLANENAEPGAYSYIAEQIKKLDYPVCIIPGNHDRIEVMSKYFDLPVKNGKCYYRFDLMGKSMFFLDSACGEVSRDQLDWLEAEVPKVDGEVLLFMHHPPCFCGHRFMDLHYHLRNMVEVQEVLLKFDNLKHVFCGHYHCEFEVMFKDITVHAAPATQMQIAPDKPYFNLKSSSPGWQVIYWGKDFVETKVLY
- a CDS encoding polymer-forming cytoskeletal protein codes for the protein MATKEQEITQIGSTVNIKGDISGKSDVRVAGTVNGSINIEGELIVERTGFIEAEIKATNTVVAGSVKGNIECTEKLILESSSKFVGNIKTKLLIIQEGAVFQGNCQMGAPVAAAAPQAAPQVKEKL
- a CDS encoding M23 family metallopeptidase — its product is MKKYYTVQIIPENSREIKKFRISTTRVLILKIFLALFIVILGVFAFHLAKINVIVAKYEKLRVVNAQLIKKDKNYEEMFMRLDSLWVMEERIQNIFETFIENDSNKINSIIDRNRFAHTPSEKNNIDFDTHTWKTFEEKIRIEHIPDLIPVVGIVSKKFSEENSHLGTDFSAQPGNPVFATGSGTVESAGSMEELGNTIVINHGNGYVTTYSHLMNMKTRKGSPVHKGDIIGTVGNTGNANGPHLHYTIVKDGVPQDPEKFINY
- a CDS encoding ParB/RepB/Spo0J family partition protein, with the translated sequence MGKKALALGRGLSEILKSHHVKAPVNDASEINETSENEVDSSKRIVEISIDLIDRNPYQPRTTFNEDELSELANSIRQQGLIQPIVLRKVGDRYQIISGERRTRASKLAGFSTIKAQVYENLDDKVMSEWALIENIQRVDLNPVEIARSYQKLIENYEYTHEDLAKAVGKSRSAITNALRLLKLPETVLKWIEEGKIAGGAARALCSDKIADPEALALRIIEEGLNVRQIEAISRGEDINKPKEENQESGENVDTQSADASTSSVNESDKKPKPELSADMKQFESRLETFFGTKVQLNPSSAGKPEGTIVIKYYSMDDLNRIQEIMENR